From Azospirillum baldaniorum, the proteins below share one genomic window:
- a CDS encoding tetratricopeptide repeat protein — MDTIEQTLAVATEHHRAGRTTEAERLYREVLAASPGHPDALHLLGVVALQGGRPAEAVDLIGQAVAGDPTSPLLHANLGHALHATGQTRDAALSFARALTLLTNEGEGWGNVSALAGLIRRYDDETRRAAAAEVDAAYAMGDVMRRHSLLFLLDGDVAHYEALTDAVLEDPMRFTVPSIHYAFWGMAMQLFQGAARSGDAGAFHTGNLTDYYRLMVDETALRFHLRRRMKRATPRGEVRRIALITNQMLGAGHQPTADAFDFARRLQDEFGREVVIINPNAMAITGENGFVPEYSYNITEEYEGEQVIAAFGARVRMMSFPQKRFDEEKVNAIVDYVDGFDPDVIVAFGGSNVVADLFSGARPVICLPTSSGLPLSMARLVLGYGEADTTQGWPADMAERFRPFSFGWTLPPTGPERSRADFGLPEAGPDGGPLFLVVGNRLDQEAGPEFLALADSLLDRLPDARIAIAGGVESLPQRIAALRNADRVHTLGDVEDVRALHRLATAYLNPRRQGGGGSAAFALADGVPVVTVAAGDVAAVAGPAFTVADDAAFLERAAALANDVAFRDRQSAEARARFAAAGDRRASVERLLAYGLEAQTA; from the coding sequence ATGGACACCATCGAACAGACGCTGGCCGTTGCGACCGAACACCACCGCGCCGGCCGCACCACGGAGGCGGAACGCCTGTACCGGGAGGTGCTGGCGGCGTCGCCCGGCCATCCGGACGCGCTGCACCTGCTCGGCGTCGTGGCTCTGCAAGGCGGTCGTCCGGCGGAGGCGGTGGACCTGATCGGACAGGCGGTGGCCGGCGACCCGACCTCGCCCCTGCTGCACGCCAACCTGGGCCACGCCCTGCACGCCACTGGCCAGACCCGCGACGCGGCGTTGAGCTTCGCCCGCGCCCTGACCCTGCTGACCAACGAGGGCGAAGGCTGGGGCAACGTCAGCGCGCTGGCCGGGCTGATCCGCCGCTACGACGACGAGACCCGCCGCGCCGCGGCCGCCGAGGTCGACGCGGCCTACGCCATGGGCGACGTGATGCGCCGCCATTCGCTGCTGTTCCTGCTCGACGGCGATGTCGCCCATTACGAGGCGCTGACGGACGCCGTCCTGGAAGACCCGATGCGCTTCACCGTGCCGTCGATCCATTACGCCTTCTGGGGCATGGCGATGCAGCTGTTCCAGGGCGCGGCGCGGTCCGGCGATGCCGGCGCCTTCCACACCGGAAACCTGACCGACTACTACCGCCTGATGGTGGACGAGACGGCGCTGCGTTTCCATCTGCGCCGCCGCATGAAGCGCGCCACGCCGCGCGGAGAGGTCAGGCGGATCGCCCTGATCACCAACCAGATGCTCGGCGCCGGGCACCAGCCCACCGCGGACGCCTTCGACTTCGCCCGCCGCCTGCAGGACGAGTTCGGGCGCGAGGTGGTCATCATCAACCCCAACGCCATGGCGATCACCGGCGAAAACGGCTTCGTCCCCGAATATTCCTACAACATCACCGAGGAGTATGAGGGGGAGCAGGTCATCGCCGCCTTCGGCGCGCGGGTCCGCATGATGTCCTTCCCGCAGAAGCGCTTCGACGAGGAGAAGGTGAACGCCATCGTCGACTATGTGGACGGCTTCGATCCCGACGTCATCGTCGCCTTCGGCGGGTCCAACGTGGTGGCCGATCTGTTCTCCGGCGCGCGCCCGGTGATCTGCCTGCCGACCTCCTCCGGCCTGCCGCTGTCGATGGCCCGGCTGGTGCTGGGCTATGGCGAGGCGGACACCACCCAGGGCTGGCCGGCGGACATGGCGGAGCGTTTCCGCCCCTTCTCCTTCGGCTGGACCCTGCCGCCCACGGGGCCGGAGCGCAGCCGCGCCGATTTCGGCCTTCCCGAAGCCGGGCCGGATGGTGGACCGCTGTTCCTCGTGGTCGGCAACCGCCTGGACCAGGAAGCCGGGCCGGAGTTCCTGGCGCTGGCCGATTCGCTGCTCGACCGCCTGCCGGACGCCCGCATCGCCATCGCCGGCGGCGTGGAGTCGCTGCCGCAGCGGATCGCCGCCCTGCGCAACGCCGACCGCGTCCACACGCTGGGCGACGTCGAGGATGTGCGGGCGCTGCACCGCCTCGCCACCGCCTATCTGAACCCGCGCCGCCAGGGCGGCGGCGGCAGCGCCGCCTTCGCGCTGGCCGACGGGGTTCCGGTGGTGACCGTCGCGGCGGGCGACGTGGCGGCCGTGGCCGGACCGGCCTTCACGGTGGCCGACGACGCGGCGTTCCTGGAGCGCGCCGCCGCCCTGGCGAACGATGTGGCCTTCCGCGACCGGCAGTCCGCCGAAGCCCGCGCCCGCTTCGCCGCGGCCGGCGACCGCCGCGCGTCGGTGGAACGGCTGCTGGCCTACGGGCTCGAAGCCCAGACGGCATAA
- a CDS encoding cupin domain-containing protein has translation MIVRIRLRTAAIHRAALATATLIALAGGASAQDKPAAPGPIVKTLLQATTTADGKAFAYPDGKPLVTARLVELPPGGEIIRHRHAVSPFIYILDGELTIASDSMPTQVYKAGDSYIEQAAWHSGRNLSDKPVRLLSVYPGAEGVALSERPQ, from the coding sequence ATGATTGTGAGAATCCGTTTACGGACGGCGGCCATCCATCGCGCCGCCCTCGCCACCGCAACGCTGATCGCCCTGGCCGGCGGGGCCTCGGCGCAGGACAAGCCGGCCGCACCGGGGCCGATCGTCAAGACGCTGCTTCAGGCGACCACCACCGCGGACGGCAAGGCCTTCGCCTATCCGGACGGCAAGCCGCTGGTGACGGCGCGGCTGGTCGAGCTGCCGCCCGGCGGCGAGATCATCCGTCATCGGCACGCCGTCTCGCCCTTCATCTACATCCTGGATGGCGAACTGACCATCGCCAGCGACAGCATGCCGACGCAGGTCTACAAGGCCGGAGACTCCTACATTGAACAGGCGGCGTGGCACAGCGGTCGCAACCTCAGCGACAAGCCGGTACGGCTGCTGTCGGTCTATCCCGGCGCGGAGGGCGTCGCCCTGTCGGAGCGCCCGCAATAA
- a CDS encoding ABC transporter substrate-binding protein, producing the protein MNDHRISKNGSTGGLTRRQFGTAAASVALSAGALAAFGRAPAFAQGAALKVGVLLPRSGLLAQAGQACQRGAEIAPAILGELGYKVEILSADTESNVDVARSRAEKLINDGANVIVGAFDSGQTAAAAQVCEQRGVPLVMNIAAADRLTEQGYKTVFRNFPTSTMLVTNGLALMKDLFAVSGVTPKTAVFLHANDTFGMANKQAMDALFPKLDMPFGIVDSISYDPKAQDLAVEVAKAKATGAELAIVTTRANDAIMLVREMVKQRWEPKGIVSPGSPGLYDEQFYKVLGKYADYAITNLPWYDPKAELTKRVEAAFKKQYPNDRFEGYAFNVAFTLEAILVAADAFKRAGTAEPATLLEALRQTNLKDKMMVGPAITFDEKGQNTQLISACLQNRNLRPTVVLPKGSAEMDPVFPMPGWGKRA; encoded by the coding sequence ATGAACGATCATCGCATCAGCAAGAATGGGTCCACGGGAGGACTCACCCGCCGTCAGTTCGGCACCGCCGCGGCCTCGGTCGCCCTCTCGGCCGGCGCGCTCGCCGCCTTCGGCCGGGCGCCGGCCTTCGCGCAGGGCGCCGCGCTGAAGGTGGGCGTGCTGCTGCCCCGCTCCGGCCTGCTCGCCCAGGCGGGTCAGGCCTGCCAGCGCGGCGCCGAGATCGCGCCGGCCATCCTCGGCGAACTCGGCTACAAGGTCGAGATCCTGTCCGCCGACACCGAATCGAACGTGGACGTCGCCCGCTCGCGCGCCGAGAAGCTGATCAACGACGGCGCGAACGTCATCGTCGGCGCCTTCGACAGCGGCCAGACCGCCGCCGCCGCCCAGGTCTGCGAACAGCGCGGCGTGCCCCTGGTGATGAACATCGCCGCCGCCGACCGCCTGACCGAGCAGGGCTACAAGACCGTCTTCCGCAACTTCCCGACCTCCACCATGCTCGTCACCAACGGGCTGGCGCTGATGAAGGACCTGTTTGCGGTCAGCGGCGTCACCCCGAAGACGGCGGTGTTCCTGCACGCCAACGACACCTTCGGCATGGCGAACAAGCAGGCGATGGACGCCCTGTTCCCGAAGCTGGACATGCCCTTCGGCATCGTCGACAGCATCTCCTACGACCCCAAGGCCCAGGACCTCGCGGTCGAGGTGGCCAAGGCCAAGGCGACCGGCGCCGAACTCGCCATCGTCACCACCCGCGCCAACGACGCCATCATGCTGGTGCGCGAGATGGTCAAGCAGCGCTGGGAGCCCAAGGGCATCGTTTCCCCCGGCTCGCCCGGCCTGTATGACGAGCAGTTCTACAAGGTGCTGGGCAAGTACGCCGACTACGCCATCACCAACCTGCCCTGGTACGACCCCAAGGCGGAGCTGACCAAGCGCGTCGAGGCGGCCTTCAAGAAGCAGTATCCGAACGACCGCTTCGAGGGCTACGCCTTCAACGTCGCCTTCACGCTGGAGGCGATCCTGGTCGCCGCCGACGCCTTCAAGCGCGCCGGCACCGCGGAGCCGGCCACCTTGCTGGAGGCGCTGCGCCAGACCAACCTGAAGGACAAGATGATGGTCGGTCCGGCCATCACCTTCGACGAGAAGGGGCAGAACACGCAGCTCATCTCCGCCTGCCTGCAGAACCGCAACCTGCGCCCGACCGTGGTCCTGCCCAAGGGCTCGGCGGAGATGGACCCGGTGTTCCCGATGCCGGGCTGGGGCAAGCGCGCCTGA
- a CDS encoding L,D-transpeptidase — MQRTATFLWHLVPTATLAIALALVSPGGVRAQDANATAGTTSARQIVISLTERRLHLLEEGRPPRSFPVAIGRPGVAIPLGDSQVLRKRRNPTWRPTANQRRENPALPASVPPGPSNPLGKFALDLGWTAIAIHGTNEPDSVGRRASGGCFRMLPADIAALFEMVPVGTPVRVVSGSAIVPAPQPAIAVAVPAALPTPTPPPSPLPTVAPPPLPILPDPRCATAGAPLRRMICTVPDLAALDGRARGLHQRHLAALPAERRDAAAYALLQEERRFDDRITARCWVRRGMEEDPAVAAAAEACLRDALAVRLEEAKRR, encoded by the coding sequence ATGCAGCGCACCGCGACATTCTTGTGGCATCTTGTCCCGACGGCAACCCTGGCGATTGCCCTCGCGCTCGTTTCGCCCGGCGGCGTCCGCGCGCAGGATGCCAACGCCACCGCCGGAACCACTTCGGCGCGGCAAATCGTCATCAGCCTGACGGAGCGCCGGCTTCATCTGCTGGAGGAGGGGCGCCCGCCGCGCTCCTTCCCGGTCGCCATCGGGCGGCCCGGCGTGGCGATTCCGCTGGGGGACAGCCAAGTCCTGCGCAAGCGGCGCAACCCGACCTGGCGCCCCACCGCCAACCAGCGCCGGGAGAATCCGGCGTTGCCGGCGTCGGTGCCGCCGGGGCCGTCCAACCCGCTGGGCAAGTTCGCGCTCGACCTCGGCTGGACGGCCATCGCCATCCACGGCACCAACGAGCCGGATTCGGTGGGCCGCCGGGCCAGCGGCGGCTGCTTCCGCATGTTGCCCGCCGACATCGCCGCCCTGTTCGAGATGGTGCCGGTCGGTACCCCCGTCCGAGTCGTCTCAGGGTCAGCCATCGTCCCGGCACCGCAACCCGCCATTGCGGTCGCCGTTCCGGCGGCTCTCCCAACTCCCACCCCGCCGCCGTCCCCGCTTCCAACGGTTGCTCCTCCGCCGCTTCCCATCCTGCCCGACCCGCGCTGCGCCACGGCCGGCGCGCCGCTCCGCCGGATGATCTGCACGGTGCCGGACCTTGCCGCGCTGGACGGGAGGGCGCGCGGGCTGCACCAGCGTCACCTCGCCGCCCTGCCGGCGGAGCGCCGCGACGCCGCGGCCTACGCGCTGCTTCAGGAGGAGCGCCGCTTCGACGACCGCATCACCGCCCGCTGCTGGGTCCGCCGCGGCATGGAGGAGGACCCGGCGGTCGCCGCCGCGGCGGAGGCCTGCCTGCGCGACGCCCTGGCCGTGCGGCTGGAGGAGGCAAAGCGCCGCTGA
- a CDS encoding endonuclease III domain-containing protein, with product MPLRSAPPLADKDPFDIDEAFRRLRQAVAGRPKAAMFALRDRGYASPFEQLVGSLISARTRDETTIVVCERLFAVARTPQQMVALTPAELTRLLDGATFPEPKARDIRALSRRIITEHDGEVPDTPDALMAFHGVGPKIAALTLAVGFGIPAVAVDVHVHRIVNRWGFVAAPTPERTMVALMELLPRHYWVEINERLVPFGKWICTGDRPRCSTCAMLSMCRQVGVTTHR from the coding sequence ATGCCTCTGCGCTCCGCGCCCCCTCTCGCCGACAAGGACCCCTTCGACATCGACGAGGCGTTTCGGCGCCTGCGCCAAGCTGTGGCCGGACGCCCGAAGGCCGCCATGTTCGCCCTGCGCGACCGCGGCTACGCCAGCCCCTTCGAGCAGCTGGTCGGCAGCCTGATCTCCGCGCGGACCCGCGACGAGACGACCATCGTGGTGTGCGAGCGGCTGTTCGCGGTGGCGCGCACGCCGCAACAGATGGTCGCCCTGACGCCGGCGGAGCTGACGCGTCTGCTCGACGGCGCGACTTTTCCCGAGCCGAAGGCCCGGGACATCCGGGCGCTGTCCCGCCGCATCATCACGGAGCACGACGGCGAGGTTCCCGACACGCCGGACGCCCTGATGGCCTTCCACGGAGTCGGTCCGAAGATCGCGGCGCTGACCCTGGCGGTCGGCTTCGGCATTCCGGCGGTGGCGGTGGACGTGCATGTGCACCGGATCGTCAACCGCTGGGGCTTCGTCGCCGCCCCGACGCCGGAGCGCACCATGGTCGCGCTGATGGAGCTGCTGCCCCGCCATTACTGGGTGGAGATCAACGAGCGGCTGGTGCCCTTCGGCAAATGGATCTGCACCGGCGACCGCCCGCGCTGCTCGACCTGCGCCATGCTGTCCATGTGCCGGCAGGTGGGGGTGACGACCCACCGCTGA
- a CDS encoding branched-chain amino acid ABC transporter permease — protein sequence MTGRGIVLLVLAGALLLAAPMIADRYVLSVLTTVLWFAYVGQAWNVMMGFSGLLSLGHALYVGLGAYASAALFVHFGIGPWAGMWVAMLAATAAGCFIGFLGFRFGVRGVHFALLTIAFAEVARIGFDHLQWFGGSGGFFIPVAGDAGNDVLNLRGSPELFYYVILALVLAALALSRVLLHSRLGYQWLAVREEPEAAEAVGVDLFRARIAAVAVSSALTALGGVFQAFYFNNLFPEQVFSMGRSIEIILPAIVGGIGTLIGPILGAFILTPLGELLTFLIEVTGFDLPGLKQLFYGVALVVIVVYRPDGVWPWLAARLGLVRRPGEDA from the coding sequence GTGACGGGGCGCGGGATCGTCCTGCTGGTGCTGGCCGGCGCGCTGCTGCTGGCCGCGCCGATGATCGCCGACCGCTACGTCCTGTCGGTGCTGACGACGGTGCTGTGGTTCGCCTATGTCGGGCAGGCGTGGAACGTGATGATGGGCTTTTCCGGCCTGCTGTCGCTGGGCCACGCGCTCTATGTCGGGCTGGGGGCCTACGCCAGCGCGGCGCTGTTCGTGCATTTCGGGATCGGCCCCTGGGCGGGCATGTGGGTGGCCATGCTGGCGGCGACGGCGGCGGGCTGCTTCATCGGCTTCCTGGGTTTCCGCTTCGGCGTGCGCGGCGTGCATTTCGCGCTGCTGACCATCGCCTTCGCCGAGGTCGCGCGCATCGGCTTCGACCATCTGCAATGGTTCGGCGGCTCGGGCGGCTTCTTCATCCCGGTGGCGGGCGACGCCGGCAACGACGTGCTGAACCTGCGCGGCTCGCCGGAGCTGTTCTACTACGTGATCCTGGCGCTGGTGCTGGCCGCTCTGGCCCTGTCGCGGGTCCTGCTGCACAGCCGCCTCGGCTACCAGTGGCTGGCCGTGCGCGAGGAGCCGGAAGCGGCGGAGGCGGTGGGCGTCGACCTGTTCCGCGCCCGCATCGCGGCGGTCGCCGTGTCCTCCGCCCTGACGGCGCTGGGCGGGGTGTTCCAGGCCTTCTACTTCAACAACCTGTTCCCCGAGCAGGTCTTCTCCATGGGCCGCTCCATCGAGATCATCTTGCCGGCCATCGTCGGCGGCATCGGCACGCTGATCGGGCCGATCCTCGGGGCCTTCATCCTGACCCCGCTGGGCGAGCTGCTGACCTTCCTGATCGAGGTGACCGGCTTCGACCTGCCGGGCCTGAAGCAGCTGTTCTACGGGGTTGCGCTGGTGGTGATCGTCGTCTACCGCCCGGACGGGGTGTGGCCGTGGCTGGCCGCCCGGCTGGGTCTCGTCCGCCGTCCCGGGGAGGACGCGTGA
- a CDS encoding branched-chain amino acid ABC transporter permease: protein MPFDYYLNIAASGLLTGLVYGLAALGLSVIFGVVRVVNFAHGEMMVAGMYGAVLLAGVLGLDPILAAPVVAAVLFAFGWVLQRGLVNRFVERPEHMQFILLLGIATIILNAMLMLFGPDSRNVMVPYSFDTVEIGPLLLDAVRLRAGAGAIVVTVALFAFFRFSRTGKAIRACADNPLGARVVGLNIDGLYALTFGIGAGVVGIAGALMTLLVDSRPQLAPEYTLLSFIIVIVGGLGSLPGALLGGMLIGFSEAMAGFLLDPSLKSLFSYGVLIVVLLLRPQGLLGKRS from the coding sequence ATGCCGTTTGACTATTACCTGAACATCGCCGCGTCGGGCCTGTTGACCGGACTGGTCTACGGGCTGGCGGCGCTCGGCCTGTCGGTCATCTTCGGCGTCGTGCGCGTGGTCAATTTCGCGCATGGCGAGATGATGGTCGCCGGCATGTACGGCGCCGTGCTGCTGGCCGGCGTTCTCGGGCTCGACCCGATCCTGGCGGCGCCGGTCGTGGCGGCGGTCCTGTTCGCCTTCGGCTGGGTGCTGCAGCGCGGGCTGGTCAACCGCTTCGTGGAGCGGCCCGAGCACATGCAGTTCATCCTGCTGCTGGGCATCGCGACGATCATCCTGAACGCCATGCTGATGCTGTTCGGGCCGGATTCGCGCAACGTCATGGTGCCCTACAGCTTCGACACGGTGGAGATCGGGCCGCTGCTGCTCGACGCGGTGCGGCTGCGCGCCGGGGCCGGGGCGATCGTGGTGACGGTGGCGCTGTTCGCCTTCTTCCGCTTCAGCCGCACCGGCAAGGCCATCCGCGCCTGCGCCGACAACCCGCTGGGCGCCCGCGTCGTCGGGCTGAACATCGACGGGCTCTACGCGCTGACCTTCGGCATCGGCGCCGGGGTGGTGGGCATCGCCGGGGCGCTGATGACGCTGCTGGTCGACTCCCGGCCCCAGCTCGCGCCGGAATACACGCTGCTGAGCTTCATCATCGTCATCGTCGGTGGGCTGGGCAGCCTGCCGGGCGCTTTGCTCGGCGGCATGCTGATCGGCTTTTCGGAGGCGATGGCCGGCTTCCTGCTGGACCCCTCGCTCAAATCCCTCTTCAGCTATGGTGTGCTGATCGTGGTGTTGCTGCTGCGCCCGCAGGGCCTGCTGGGGAAACGGTCGTGA
- a CDS encoding DUF1178 family protein, producing MILYALRCACGHEFEQWFRNMADYDTQKAEGLSCPSCGGTEVSKAIMAPRVGASKPSPAPMPACNPSGCGNAMCPMSQMA from the coding sequence ATGATCCTTTACGCCCTGCGCTGCGCCTGCGGCCATGAATTCGAACAGTGGTTCAGGAATATGGCCGATTACGACACTCAAAAGGCCGAGGGTCTGTCCTGCCCGTCCTGCGGCGGGACCGAGGTGTCGAAGGCGATCATGGCGCCGCGCGTCGGCGCGTCGAAGCCGTCGCCCGCGCCGATGCCCGCCTGCAACCCGTCCGGCTGCGGCAACGCCATGTGCCCGATGTCGCAGATGGCCTGA
- a CDS encoding tetratricopeptide repeat protein, translated as MATIEEALGIALDHLKAGRQAEAMDLYGRILDADPDNPDALHRLGLLAALDGDRERGMAMIARSVERDGGDADAHFNLGALLHVAWRTEEAIAAYRRALALRPDFPDAEYHLSEALQAIGRIGEALEVLDALLARHPHFVPGWRQKGDIEADLGRPGAAVSFYEMALAIDPRDEGSRERLAAQAAVYRARRAILDGAGPDGRLDLRDVTVLVPFRADSADRKRNLRWIVSFLLKHADTTVLIGEDKAGPSDVADALGPELAARCRHLHLTGNDTPFTHKAHLLNRMVEAAETPIVALHDTDVVVDPVQYALARDAVRGGAAMAFPYNGLFFWILGREVHRFGHTLSAAPLNAVCPRFPLMHRDSPGGGAFFDRAALLAAGGYNERFVSWGYEDDEIVERLRRLGLRVERVPGPLYHLEHARPENSTHRNPFIDANKAELERIQAMDADALRAEIAAGRLRRPLFSSAG; from the coding sequence ATGGCGACCATCGAGGAGGCGCTCGGCATCGCGCTCGACCATCTGAAGGCCGGGCGGCAGGCCGAGGCGATGGACCTGTACGGGCGAATCCTGGACGCCGATCCCGACAACCCGGACGCGCTGCACCGGCTGGGCCTGCTCGCCGCGCTGGACGGCGACCGGGAGCGCGGCATGGCGATGATCGCGCGTTCGGTGGAGCGGGATGGCGGGGACGCCGACGCGCACTTCAACCTCGGCGCCCTGCTCCACGTCGCCTGGCGGACGGAGGAGGCGATCGCCGCCTACCGCCGCGCCCTGGCGTTGCGCCCCGATTTTCCCGACGCCGAATATCACCTGAGCGAGGCCCTGCAGGCCATCGGCCGCATCGGAGAGGCGCTGGAGGTGCTGGACGCTCTGCTGGCCCGCCACCCGCATTTCGTCCCCGGCTGGCGGCAGAAGGGCGACATCGAGGCCGATCTCGGCCGCCCCGGCGCCGCCGTGTCCTTCTACGAGATGGCCCTCGCCATCGACCCGCGGGACGAAGGGTCGCGGGAGCGTTTGGCGGCGCAAGCCGCGGTCTATCGCGCCCGCCGTGCGATCCTCGACGGGGCCGGGCCGGACGGGCGGCTGGACCTGCGCGACGTCACCGTCCTGGTCCCCTTCCGCGCCGACAGCGCGGACCGCAAACGCAACCTGCGCTGGATCGTCTCCTTCCTCCTCAAGCACGCCGACACCACCGTCCTGATCGGCGAGGACAAGGCGGGGCCGAGCGACGTCGCCGACGCGCTGGGGCCGGAGCTGGCAGCCCGCTGCCGGCACCTGCATCTGACCGGCAACGACACGCCCTTCACCCACAAGGCCCACCTGCTCAACCGCATGGTCGAGGCGGCGGAGACCCCCATCGTCGCCCTGCACGACACCGACGTCGTGGTCGACCCCGTGCAATACGCGCTCGCCCGCGACGCGGTGCGCGGCGGGGCGGCCATGGCCTTTCCCTACAACGGGCTGTTCTTCTGGATTCTGGGACGGGAGGTCCACCGCTTCGGCCACACCCTGTCGGCAGCGCCGCTGAACGCGGTCTGCCCGCGCTTCCCGCTGATGCACCGCGATTCGCCGGGCGGCGGCGCCTTCTTCGACCGGGCGGCGCTGCTGGCGGCCGGTGGCTACAACGAGCGCTTCGTCTCCTGGGGCTATGAGGACGACGAGATCGTCGAGCGGCTGCGCCGTCTGGGCCTGCGGGTCGAGCGGGTGCCCGGGCCGCTCTACCATTTGGAGCACGCGCGGCCCGAGAACTCCACCCACCGGAACCCCTTCATCGACGCCAACAAGGCGGAGCTGGAGCGCATCCAGGCCATGGACGCCGACGCGCTGCGCGCCGAGATTGCCGCCGGACGCCTGCGCCGCCCGCTGTTCTCCAGCGCGGGGTAG